The segment GCCCTCCGCCGCGCCCGATGCCGGCGCCCCGCCACCCCAGAACGCAAACCCCCTCCCCCGGGCAGTATCGGGGGAGGGGGATGCGTCGCGGAGCGACGCTGGGGGTGAGGGCTACAACGAGTCCAGGTGGTCGTCCGTGTAGTCCTCCTCCGGAAGCTCCTCGTCGTCCACATCGTCCGCGTCTGCGGTGTCGTCGTCCTCCAGATCCTCGTCGAGGCCAATTTCCTCCTCGAGCGCGGCCGAAGGCACGATCTCCGTCG is part of the Longimicrobium sp. genome and harbors:
- a CDS encoding DNA gyrase C-terminal beta-propeller domain-containing protein, whose amino-acid sequence is PVNGIRVIGRNTQGVKLINLGSKDTVMDVARVVNEDAVPEPIVSEAEETTEIVPSAALEEEIGLDEDLEDDDTADADDVDDEELPEEDYTDDHLDSL